GGTACCAGGCCGCCTGGGGCGCCAGCCTTGCTACCCCCGAGTGGACCTTCGGACGTGATTGTTTATACCGTTGGCGCTAGTTGGGGGGATATGATAGTTGTTGCAACAGCTGTTAACATCCACATGACCAGTTGCTTCGTAAATTACAGATCATCCAAAAAGTACTGCCTATGGCGACCGCTACCTCTCTATTTCAATTCACCGGCCGGTTGGGTAACCTGGTCGGCTATCGCGTGAAAGGCAAGCTGCTTTTCCGCACTATGCCCGAAACCGTAAGACAAACGGCCGCTACCCGCCGCGCCGCCCGCGATTTCGGCACCGCCAGTCACGCCGCTGCCACCCTGCGCCACGGCATTGCCCGGGAAATCATCCTCCATCACGATGACACCTTCGCCAACCGCCTGAACAAGGCGATGGTCGGGGTCGTTAAGGCTGACATCCAACGTAAGGCCGGCCGCCGCGAAGTAACCACCGGTAACCTGCATGCCCTGAAAGGCTTCCAGATCAACCAGCACAGGGACATTCGCTGCGCTCACGCCGTACAACGCCTGCACAACGGCAACATCAGCGTGACCGTTACACAGCCGCTCGCGCAGTTCCATAGCAAGACGCCCTACATACAGTTCCGCGCCATCGCCATATTCCCCGACATGGAAACGGGAAAGAGCGACGTTACGTCCAGCGAGGTCGTTACCCTCCATAACGAGCAAAGGATAGACGCCTTCTGCCTTACCATCCCTACAGCCAACCGGGGCGCCTGCATCGTGATCCTCGAAGCCATCGCCTGCAGAAGTGAGAAAGGTAAGCCAGTACAAATGGGCTATCGTAAATTCAATGCCTTCGACATTATCGAAGTATTGCCTCCCGCTAAGAAAGAGAAATCCACCCCATCCCGCCCCGCCCCGCGTAAGCAGCCCGTTGTTACCCGGGCCACCACCCGCCCAACCCAACACACCGACCCCGGTTAGCGCCGACTCCCGTTCGTAATGGCGTCCAGTAATACCGGTCGCCCGCCCCCTCATGCCCTTACGCCCCAAAACACACTTTTCCCCCTTCATTTTTTTCCTGGTCGGATGATTTTTGACGGAATATGCCATGTATGGTACGTCATACCATGCTCAAAAGCGTCATTTTGATGCAGGTATACCCTTTCCGGGGCGCTACCGTATTAAGTCCACATCAAGTCCACCTCACCTCCGGTAATATTGGTATGGTATCCCTTGGATATCCCTTGGTTATCCCATGTTTATCCCTTGGATATCCTATGCTTATGCCATGGTTATCCCTTGGAGATCCCATGATTATTCCGTGTTTATCTCATGCTCATGCCATGGTTATCCCTTGGGTATCCTATGCTTATGCCATGGTTATCCCTTAGAGATCCCATGATTATTCCGTGTTTATCCCATGTTTATCCCATGTTTATCCCTTGGTTATGCCGTGGTTATCCCTTGGATATCCTGTGCTTATCCCATGTTTATCCCGTGTATATCTCATGGTTATCGCATAGTTATCCCTTAGTTATAGTTATCTGCGTCCTATGTGAAAGGCATGGAGGTCTCTGTTGCTCGCTTGCAGATAAGTATGCACAGGCTTCACGCAAAGTTTGCTAACCTATCGTGCCAATTGTGGCGAGTGCTCCCTCCGCAACTGGTCATGGCGAATGAAATGAAGCCACCTTCGTGTGTATTCTTCGCGCGAGTGAATGACGGCATGGAAGCAATGCTATGATGCAATTCCACAGCTACAGTAACGCCATATTCACTAGCACTCGTAATATGACATCTACCATACTCTTGTTTTGATTGTTTTAAACTTTCAAAACATTTTGAAATTTCAATAGTTCGATCTATCTTTGTTTCAGTAAAAGCGATCAACGTATGAACATCCTCGCCTACATCATTTACCTGTTGCTTACTTATGTGATTACGGTGCATGTGGGATTGGTTTTCTATCGCAATGGGCGTGTGTTTATGTTGTCGTTGCTCCATAACGACGAGCAGCTTACCAGCTTTATCAACAAGATGTTACTGACCGGTTACTACCTCTTCAATCTTGGCTATGCAGCCCTGATGCTCCGTACCTGGGAGGTGATCCACACCTGGACGGAGTTGATATCCAGCATTGCTACAATGACCGGTAAGATCATGCTTACGCTGGCGATCGTACACTTCTGTAACATGGCTTTTATTTATTTCCTCGGGAAACGCAACAACGTCATTCTTAACGCTAAAGTTTAACTATATGGAACGCTCTTTTAATTTCCTTGCCTACCTGATCTATTTACCCCTCGTGATCCTCGTAACCTGGTACGTAGCGCGTACATTGTTCAAAAATGGCCGGGTGTTTATGCTGGATATATTCAACGGTAAAACAGAGATCGCATTTGCCACCACGCGTTTATTCGAAACAGGCTTCTATCTGCTGAACCTGGGCTTCGCGTTCTGGATCATGAACATCTACAACAATGTAGAAGATAATACGCAATTGCTGGAAGTACTGAGTCATAAAATCGGGGGCTTTTGTATTTACCTCGGTGTCATGTTGTTCTTCAACCTTTACCTGTTTTTCAGAGGAAGGAGGGTGGCCCGCGAACGTGCGAGAATGCAGGAATTGCCTGGATAGTGTGTGTTAATAATTGTAAGGAAGAAGGTCCTCCTGGTGAGGGCCTTTTTCGTCTCCCATACCGTCATTGTGACCGCAGGGAAGCAAACTTCGTGTGCAGTCTTCTCTCCACCGTCATTGCGACCGCAGGGAAGCAAACTTCCGCACTAGTCTTCGCGTTTGCAACATACGATGACGAATTTCCTTCAATTAATACAAAATAAAAAGGCGGTGAGAACACCGCCTTCAGTTATTTTAACCATATCCTATGAAAAACCTGATACAAAGATAGGCGCATGTAGCTTGTTGTCAACTGTAAGTTGGTGAACGTTGTGTTTTACTTGGTAAACGTATGTGAAGTAGTGTTGTTAACTGGAATTTAACGAGTGAGGTAGTGCGAGGACAAGAGCGGAGGTTTGCTTCGCTGGTAGCCGTGGTGGATGGTTTGCAGTAGAGACACTCGCAATGACGATTGACGTACGATCGTCTCCCATACCGTCATTATAACCGCAGGGAAGCAAACTTCGTGTGCAGTCTCCGCGTTTGCAACATATAATGACGATTGAGGTACTATCGTCTCCCACACCGTCATTGCGACCGCAAGGAAGCAAACTTCCGCACCAGTCTCCGCGTTTGCAACATATAATGACGATCAATCCTTCAATTACCACAAAACAAAAAAGGCGGTGAGAACACCGCCTTCAGTTATTTTAACCATATCCTATGAAAAACCTGATACAAAGATAGGCGCACAAATTACTTTGTAATGCCTGATCTCGTAAACGACTGGTTTTTGGTAGTGAACGTCTTTAGATCGCTGCTGTTAACAAGATTTTAACCACGGCTATAATCAGGCAGGCGATGTGTGCTGCAGTGGGGTGTTGAACCACGCTGCATAATAGCAACAATACGATGATCCATTCCTCTTTCATGGGTGTTGTTTTTGAAGGTGTTAGCTATTTTTCAAACTCATCCAGCTCTCGTAACAACTGGCTGGCTTTACGTATCGGGGTCATCTCCTGGCCATTCATCACGAGTCGTTGGAACCACTTCTTATCCATGCTTTTATAGCTGAGATGCCTGTACAACCAGAGGCCCGCCCAGGTAAAGATAACGGTGATAACAAGGTAGATGATCGCAGTAACAGGCGGCTGCTCGCTGAACATCGCAGGCTTTACCTGGAAGGTGACGAATACAGGCAGCTGTACGAACGATACGCGGGCTACCTGTAAACTCGACGATTCCAGGCGGGCGAGTTTACGTTGGGTGTCCATCACATTGCCGGAGTTGCTCATCGAACGTATTAATGACATGTGATAAATGTATACACCGACAGCTATCGCAGAAACGATCCAGTGGATGCCGGCGGAAATAACGAAGAATATTTTATCGAAGGTGAGTGAGTAACGGATCAGGAAGGCAATGAATGCCAGCCATATCAATCCGAATACCACCCCTACGAGTTTGATGTTGTACAAGGGACGCATCACGGCATCCACTTTCTGTAACTGGATTTCCTTTACGATGCGCATGTTCAGCGCCAGGTTCCGCTCCAGCTTGCGGTCATAGGCCGCCCATATGTTTTTGAGTTCCTCTTCCATCTTTACTGTTTTTTTACGTGGTATAAAATGAATCACTTCACCATCCCGGCCATCTTCACCCGCAGCTGCTGTTTGATCCTCCCGATCCTGGTGCCAACGTTACTCTCAGAAATGCCTAAGATGTCGGCTATCTCGGCATGTGTCTTTTCATCCAGGTACAACAACATCAACGCCCGCTCCAGGCTGGGTAACGCCTGGATGAACTGTTGCAGCATTTGCAACTGCTGCTCGTTATGTTCATCTCTACTGTCATCGGCAATCTCTATCAAATGCCCTTCGATATTAGGCGCACGCGGTATCTTCTTGTCTTTCCGGTAAAAGGAAATGGCGGTATTCAAAGCAACCCGGTACATCCAGGTACTGAACTTAACATGAACAACTGCCTGCCGGTAAGACTTCCACAACTGGTAAATGATCTCCTGCGCCAGGTCTTCCCGGTCGTCGGGATGCTGGCAGTAGGAGTGGCAGATCTTAAAGATGATCCGCTGATGTTCGTTCATGAGCTGCAGAAAGGCCTCGTCGGCGGATGGTTTGTTCATTGTATGTAATTAGTCGCAGGATGGGCCGAAAAATCACAGTTGTCGAAAAAAAGTTTGAAGGAGCCATTCAAATATAGAACTTAGCAGCCATGAGGCTTAAAGTTTTTGGTCAGCTCCCGCGCGGCACGGATATGGCGCGCATCCTTCACTCCACCAACTACCACGAAGGACAATTTCATAACCAGGAACCAACGGTCCTGATGAAAGACGGCTTTAAGCTGCGTGACTTCTGGAACTTCTTTACTGCCAGGAACACGCGCCCGCCCCGCCCGCTGCCCACGGTGAAACGGGACCTGAACAACCCGCAGCCCGGCGAAACGGAGCTTACCTGGTTTGGTCATTCCTCTTATCTTATCCAACACGAGGGACTCAATATCCTGGTAGACCCGGTGTTCAGCGGTCATGCCTCCCCGTTCCCGGTGGCCGGTAAGGCTTTCGCCGGGGCCGACGCCTACACGGTAGCAGATATGCCTCCTATCGACCTGCTGATCATCACGCATGACCACTACGATCATATGGATTATGCCACGATCACAGCCCTGCAACCCAAGGTAAAGCTGATCTGCACGTCGCTGGGCATCGCCGCGCATCTGCGCCATTGGGGTATCCCGGAAAAGAAGGTGTTGGAGTTCGACTGGTGGGAAACGCAGCAGGCGCATCCCGCTATTGCCTTAACGGCTGTTCCTGCCCGCCACTTCTCGGGTCGTTCATTGCGCCGTAACGGCACCTTATGGTCGGCCTTCGTGCTGGAACTTACGGGCAAACGCATCTTCCTGGGAGGAGACAGCGGCTATGGCCGCCATTTTGCCGAGATAGGCCGCCGCTTCGGCCCGTTCGACCTGGCTTTGCTGGAATGCGGACAGTACAACGAGCGCTGGCCCATGATCCACATGATGCCGGAAGAAAATGTACAGGCAGCGATCGACCTGCAGGCAAAGGTGCTGATGCCGGTGCACTGGGGTAAGTTCGCACTGGCCTTGCATACCTGGGACGAGCCCATCAACCGCCTCGTTACCAGTGCAAAGGAGCGGGATATGGCGATCGTTACGCCAAAAATAGGAGAGCGGGTGTTGATAGGTACGCATCACCCGCAGGAGGCCTGGTGGCTTACTGTTTAATGTGCGGAAAATCTTTGCGCAGGCGGTTAAAGGTCCTGTTCGTCACACTGTCTACCTGCTCGGGCTTGTCCCAACGAAATTTACCTTCGTTGAACAACCAGGTAATATCGCTGTACTTTGCATCCATCAACTGTGCGTTCAGGCTGCCTTTCGCTTTCTGAAACTCTTCCATCCGCAACTCCGGTATTTGCGGCGTAACGGCTCCCGTGCGACGCAGCCGCTGTGTTACGAGCAGGCGGATATGGCACTGCATCACGGCATCTACATTTAGTATACGGCATACTTTGGCAGCATCTACGAAAGTGGCTTTGCGCAGATCGATACCGGCCTTTTGTAACAACTGGTTCGTGGTTTCCCAGGGTTGTATCGCTACGGTAAGCTGCTCCTGTTCCCTGGTTAAGGTCTCGTACAAACGTTGCTGGAAACGGACGCCCCTTTCTGCCGCTTCTTTGTAGTGGTCTTCCGCAGAAGCCGACCTGGCCTCAATTTCGAGATAGAAGGGCAGGATGGCTATCTTTTTAAAGTTTGACTGAGCCATCGCCTGCATGCTTATCAGTATTGTCAGTACGCTCAGGACTATTCGCATCTTCATCAGTTATAGTTTGGTGTAAGGAAATTCGCTGCGCACATGCTCGAAAGAGCGCGTCATCACCTTGTCTATTTGTTTAGGCTTGCGCCAGTTGAAGGCATTGTTCAGATCTTCGAACTTCCATATTTTCTTGCCAGATTTGCCATCGAAAAATTGCACGTGCAGGTGCCCGGTGGGCAGGTACAACCCGTCCTGCTGCGGCGTCATCGGATGGTACCGGGGCGATCCCTGGAAACGTTGTACCAGCCTGTCGCGAATGTCGCAGGTGAGTATCGCATCTACCCCTAAGATACGCGATATCTTTGCAGGGTCCATAAAGGTCACTTTTCTCAGGTCGATGCCGGCCTTTTGCAATAGCTCATTCGTCTTTTCAATATCCTGTATCTCTACCAGTAACCGGTCTTCATCTTCTGTGAGAATATCGTGCATACGCTGCTGGCATTGAATGCCTTTCTCTACCTCCAGCCGAAACCGGGCTTCAGCCGATGTGTCCCGAACGGATTGCAGCATGATCTCCATATGAAAAGGCAGAATAGCGATCTTATTATGATGATAAGCAGGTTGGGTATTTTGAGCCATGGCGGGTAAACAGAAAGCCAGGGCCAGGATACAAACGATCAGGCGTAATTGCATAAGTATCAGGGAATGTTTATCGGCTCCAAATTTAGGGATTATTACGGTATGGCAAAGTAATTGATGCATTCCCGCGACTAATAGCCATATTATGAGACGTTTAATACCATTTCTAGGGGCAGGATTGTGCATGATCGCCGCTGCCTGTGGTGACGGAGGAAAGAAAGCCGGGGCAGACAGTGTAGCGCAAACGCATACAGGCGATTCCCTGCCGGCACCATTTGCCACGGAATCGACAAAGAAATTCAGTAAAGTGATCGGGTGGGACAGCAGCCGCACGCCCACTGCGCCGGAAGGCTTTACGGTAACGAAGTTCGCAGACGGGTTTAACAATCCCCGCTGGATCTATATATTACCAAACGGCGATATCCTCATCGCAGAAGCATCTACCAAACCTAAACTCAAAGACAAGGTAGCGGCCGTAGCCAGCGGCAAGTCCAAATCGCAAAACCTCGGCAACAGCGCCGACCGTATCACCCTGCTGCGCGACAGCAACGGCGACGGTGTGCCGGAATCACGCAATACGTTTCTCTCCGGCCTGAATCAGCCGCTCGGTATGCTGCTGTTGAACAACAACTTCTACGTAGGCAACACCGACGGCATCCTGATGTATCCTTATAAAGAAAACGCCAACACCATCAGCGGTGAAGGTAAAAAGATACTGGAACTGCCTGCCGGTGGTTATAATAATCACTGGACGCGCAACCTGCTGGCATCGAAAGATGGTAAACACATTTACGTATCGGTAGGTTCCGCCAGTAATGTGGCCGAACATGGCCTCGAAGAGGAAGTGCGCCGTGCGGCCATCCTCGAGATCAACCCGGATGGTACCGGTGAACGCATTTTTGCATCGGGTTTACGCAACCCGGTGGGCATGGACTGGGCACCGGGTACAAACACGCTGTGGACGGCCGTAAACGAACGCGATGAACTGGGAGATGAGCTGGTGCCGGATTATATGACCAGTGTGAAGGAAGGCGGTTTTTACGGCTGGCCGTATTCCTATTTCGGTCAGCATGAAGATCCGCGTATGAAAGGGCAGGGTAAGGAGCTGGTAGCCAAAGCGATCGTGCCGGATGTACCATTAGGTTCGCATACCGCATCACTCGGACTGGCTTTTTACACAGGCGAGGCATTCCCGGAGAAGTACCGTAATGGTGCGTTCGTAGGCCAGCATGGTTCCTGGAACCGGTCTGTCTTGTCTGGTTATAAAGTAGTATTTGTGCCTTTTGCAGATGGAAAAGCGGCCAACGGGTACGAAGATTTCCTCACCGGTTTTATTGCCGACGAGCCCAAGGGCGAAGTATATGGCAGGCCGGTAGGTGTAGCAGTAGCGAAAGACGGTTCCCTGCTGGTGGCGGACGATGCGTCGAACACCATATGGCGGGTGACTTACAATAAATGATTTTGTTAACCGAACAAAGAAGACGCCGTATCTTTCCAGCAGGAGAGATGCGGCGCATGTTTTACGGCCGCCGTGCGGAAACTAATGTGATAATACTCATGAGATATTTTATACCGACGTTGCTGCTTTGTGGCCTTACGCAATTACTGCATGCGCAACAGGCAGATACGACTCGTTTGTCAGAAGTGGTGGTAACGGCCTACCCGGGTAACCAGTCCCTGGTAAGTTTACCGGCGTCTGCTGCGGTGCTGAGTCAGCGACAGTTACAATTGCAGCCCGGCGTTACATTGGTGCCGGCGTTGAATACCGTGCCGGGCATCCGGATGGAGGAGCGGTCGCCCGGCAGCTATCGTTTATCTATACGGGGCAGCCTGTTACGTTCGCCCTTCGGCATCCGCAATGTGAAAATATACATGGATGAAATGCCGCTTACCGATGCGGGCGGCAACAGTTACCTCAACCTGGCCGATCCCGGCGGCATTGGTAGTATAGAAGTACTGAAAGGTCCGGACGGCAGCCTGTTTGGCGCTAACTCCGGTGGCGTTGTGCTGCTGAGGCCTTTTGCTTCGGAGGATACGGGCAGTGTTACGTTAGGCCTGCAGGGCGGCTCTTACGGTGCCTTCCAGGAGCGCGCCGGCTGGAACGCGCAGTGGGGTAAAGTAACTTCCCGCATTTACCAGGCCTGGCAGCAAAGCGACGGCTATCGCGATAACAGCCGCATGCGCCGCCTGTACCTGCAATCGCTGCAACAGTGGCGGTATAACGAACGTAACAGCCTGAAGCTGCTCGCCTTTTACAGCGATCTTGGTTATCGTACACCCGGCGGACTTAACGCCGCACAAGCCGCTGCTGATCCACGTGCCGCCAGGCCTGCCACGCCTACGTTGCCCGGTGCGGAAACGCAAAAGGCAGGCATCTACAACCGCACTTTCCAGGCCGGGCTGGTACACGAAGCGGCGTTTACACCTTTCCTGAAACATGTGGTGTCGGTTAGCGGCGCCACTACGCACTTCGAAAATCCATTTATTACGAACTACGAAGCACGGGATGAAAACTCCGGTGCCGTGCGTACCTACCTCTCTTTACACGATAAAAACATTGGCAGCACTTATTACGATTGGAATGTAGGACTGGAATGGCAGCAAACCGGTACCGACATTATCAACTACGGCAACCGCGCCGGTAAACGGGATACGGTGCAGGCAGCGGATAAGATCACGGCGAGACAGCAGTTTTATTTCACCCGCTTTACATTCCGTTTTCCATTTAAGCTAACGCTGGAAGCTGCTGCGAGCCTGAACTACTTCCGGTATC
This genomic interval from Chitinophaga horti contains the following:
- a CDS encoding MBL fold metallo-hydrolase codes for the protein MRLKVFGQLPRGTDMARILHSTNYHEGQFHNQEPTVLMKDGFKLRDFWNFFTARNTRPPRPLPTVKRDLNNPQPGETELTWFGHSSYLIQHEGLNILVDPVFSGHASPFPVAGKAFAGADAYTVADMPPIDLLIITHDHYDHMDYATITALQPKVKLICTSLGIAAHLRHWGIPEKKVLEFDWWETQQAHPAIALTAVPARHFSGRSLRRNGTLWSAFVLELTGKRIFLGGDSGYGRHFAEIGRRFGPFDLALLECGQYNERWPMIHMMPEENVQAAIDLQAKVLMPVHWGKFALALHTWDEPINRLVTSAKERDMAIVTPKIGERVLIGTHHPQEAWWLTV
- a CDS encoding TonB-dependent receptor, yielding MRYFIPTLLLCGLTQLLHAQQADTTRLSEVVVTAYPGNQSLVSLPASAAVLSQRQLQLQPGVTLVPALNTVPGIRMEERSPGSYRLSIRGSLLRSPFGIRNVKIYMDEMPLTDAGGNSYLNLADPGGIGSIEVLKGPDGSLFGANSGGVVLLRPFASEDTGSVTLGLQGGSYGAFQERAGWNAQWGKVTSRIYQAWQQSDGYRDNSRMRRLYLQSLQQWRYNERNSLKLLAFYSDLGYRTPGGLNAAQAAADPRAARPATPTLPGAETQKAGIYNRTFQAGLVHEAAFTPFLKHVVSVSGATTHFENPFITNYEARDENSGAVRTYLSLHDKNIGSTYYDWNVGLEWQQTGTDIINYGNRAGKRDTVQAADKITARQQFYFTRFTFRFPFKLTLEAAASLNYFRYHFSNDSTATQTRRFSPQLMPRVALSYRLTPFTALRASVSRGYSPPATAEVRASDNVINTALQAENGWNYELGFRASDAAGLFWLDASVFQYRLEDAIVRRLRDDGTEFFANAGGTKQNGLEIQGHAWLLRPSAHRWIRGIQLSEAWTFSDFSFRDYKSGADDFSGKQLTGVPRHVLVSGLLLQFPADVYLFAQHNYTEKLPLNDANTAFADSYHLLQAKAGWRFRNITIYAGADNLLNEYYSLGNDLNALGQRYFNPAPERNYYAGVSFRW
- a CDS encoding RNA polymerase sigma factor, encoding MNKPSADEAFLQLMNEHQRIIFKICHSYCQHPDDREDLAQEIIYQLWKSYRQAVVHVKFSTWMYRVALNTAISFYRKDKKIPRAPNIEGHLIEIADDSRDEHNEQQLQMLQQFIQALPSLERALMLLYLDEKTHAEIADILGISESNVGTRIGRIKQQLRVKMAGMVK
- a CDS encoding PQQ-dependent sugar dehydrogenase, which codes for MRRLIPFLGAGLCMIAAACGDGGKKAGADSVAQTHTGDSLPAPFATESTKKFSKVIGWDSSRTPTAPEGFTVTKFADGFNNPRWIYILPNGDILIAEASTKPKLKDKVAAVASGKSKSQNLGNSADRITLLRDSNGDGVPESRNTFLSGLNQPLGMLLLNNNFYVGNTDGILMYPYKENANTISGEGKKILELPAGGYNNHWTRNLLASKDGKHIYVSVGSASNVAEHGLEEEVRRAAILEINPDGTGERIFASGLRNPVGMDWAPGTNTLWTAVNERDELGDELVPDYMTSVKEGGFYGWPYSYFGQHEDPRMKGQGKELVAKAIVPDVPLGSHTASLGLAFYTGEAFPEKYRNGAFVGQHGSWNRSVLSGYKVVFVPFADGKAANGYEDFLTGFIADEPKGEVYGRPVGVAVAKDGSLLVADDASNTIWRVTYNK